The genomic DNA GGGCGGGACACGTCGGGTACTCCTTCACGGCGAACGGGGAGATGGGCCGGCCGGGGCGCCCTCCTCGCGCCGTCGGGCCGCCGACTCCGTGTTCCTTGATTATCCCGGGCGAGCGTACGTGATCATGAGGGGGATGGCAGCGCTGTCGTCCGCGCAACAAGGCATTCAACGTGCTTCATTTCCCTTGAAGAGCGGGCGCTTACAGGGTGGGCTCGCCTGTCCGCCCGGGCAAGGGCTGGGGGCGCTCGCCCGCCGGGGGGAGGGTGAGTTCGAAGGTGGTACACCCCGGGGTGGGGACGAGACGCAGGTCCCCCCCGTGGGCCCGGGCGATCTTCCGGGACAGGGGCAGGCCCAGGCCCGTGCCCTTCTCCCGGGTGGTGAAGAAGGGCTCGAAGATGCGCTCGCGCTCGGCCTCGGGGATGCCCGCGCCCGTGTCCTGGACCCGGATGGTGTAGTCCCGGCCCTCGTTCCGGCCCGTCACCTGGACGCGGCCCCCGGGGGGGGAGGCCTGCACGGCGTTCTTCACCAGGTTCACCACCGCGGCCGTCAGCAGGCTGCCATCCGCCTCGAGCACCGCCGCGTCCGCTTCCACGTCCACGTCCACTTGCCGCGCCGCGGCATCCGCGGTGAGCAGGCCGCGGGCCTCGTGCAGCAGCTCCCGCGCGGCCACGGGCTCGCGGGACAGCGGCTGCTCGCGGGCGAAGGCGAGGAAGTCCTCGACGATGCGCTGCAGGTACTCCGCCTCATGTTGGATGCGCGCCACATGGCCGGCGGCGTCCTCCACCGCGCCCGCCTTCAGGTCCTCGGCGAGCAGGCCCGAGAAGAGGGAGATGCCGCCCAGGGGATTGCGCACCTCGTGGGCCACGCCCGCGAGCATGAGCTTGAGCTGCCGGTCCCGGCTCTCCAGGGCACCGCGCATCACCTCCAGCTCGCGCGCGAGCACGCCGATTTCCCGGGTGGGCTCGGGGGGCACGGGGGTCGTCAGGTCTCCCCGTCCGATGCGCAGCGCCGAGTCCATGAGCCGCCGCAGGGGCCGGGCGAGTCCCCGCGCGGTGACGAGCGCCACGAGGGCCAGCACGCCGAGGGCGCCCGCGCTCGCGGCCGCGAAGCTCCGGGACAGGCGCGCGAGGGGTCCGAAGAAGGCGGCGCTGCCCTCCACGGCGACCGCGCCCACCACCTGGCCCTCGCGGCGCACGGGCGCGTAGCCCGTCTTGTAGAGCAGCCCGTCCGAGCCCTGGAAGAGCACCTGGCTGGCGGCGCGCTGGCCCGCGAAGACGCGCGAGAGCTCCAGCCTGTCCCGGGCGAGCTCGGGCACCTCGGCGCCCACGGGGAGGCCGCCGCCCACGTCCACGCGCACCTGGCCCCGGGTGTCCACGACGTAGACGCGCCGCACGCCGCTCGCGTCGCGCACGTCGGTGAGCAGGCGCACGAGGTTGCGCCACGTGCGCGTCTCCGCGACATCGTCCCCGGGCTCGATGGTGAGCATGCGCTCGCCGCTCACCTGTCCCGCGGTGGCCGCGGCGATGGCGGACAGGCTCGTGCCCAGCTCATCCTCGAGGATGGCGCGGGCGAGCGCGTAGACGGCCGTGCCGGTGAGGGCGAGGAAGAGCAGCGTGGGCAGGAGGAACGCCACGAGCAGGCGCGCCGAGAGCGAACCGAGGGCGTCCTTCACGCGAGAGGGCCAGCGCATCCGGGGAGGGTATATCAGTCGAACATCGCGCCCAGGGCCTCGGACAGCGTCTCCACGCCGACGACTTCCAGCTTGCTGCCCTCCAGCCGCCGGGCACTGCCCTTGGGGATGACGGCCCGCTGGAAGCCCATCTTCGCGGCCTCGGCGAGCCGGGGCTCCACCTGACCCACCGCGCGCA from Melittangium boletus DSM 14713 includes the following:
- a CDS encoding sensor histidine kinase; protein product: MRWPSRVKDALGSLSARLLVAFLLPTLLFLALTGTAVYALARAILEDELGTSLSAIAAATAGQVSGERMLTIEPGDDVAETRTWRNLVRLLTDVRDASGVRRVYVVDTRGQVRVDVGGGLPVGAEVPELARDRLELSRVFAGQRAASQVLFQGSDGLLYKTGYAPVRREGQVVGAVAVEGSAAFFGPLARLSRSFAAASAGALGVLALVALVTARGLARPLRRLMDSALRIGRGDLTTPVPPEPTREIGVLARELEVMRGALESRDRQLKLMLAGVAHEVRNPLGGISLFSGLLAEDLKAGAVEDAAGHVARIQHEAEYLQRIVEDFLAFAREQPLSREPVAARELLHEARGLLTADAAARQVDVDVEADAAVLEADGSLLTAAVVNLVKNAVQASPPGGRVQVTGRNEGRDYTIRVQDTGAGIPEAERERIFEPFFTTREKGTGLGLPLSRKIARAHGGDLRLVPTPGCTTFELTLPPAGERPQPLPGRTGEPTL